Proteins from one Gimesia maris genomic window:
- a CDS encoding sugar transferase: MDDFKLSQTSTENTNLSQGGPHFDPQLMKQHQDADASETDVNSGYFLKRPFDLLLSSMALVILSPVFLLIASMIKLTSPGPVFFRQERLGVNEEPFLILKFRSMRSGSEKTGSQFTRSNDSRITPVGKLIRKTSLDELPQLINIFRGEMSLIGPRPYVGFELKDASPAIRARRSSVRPGISGLAQVSGRSALSQATVIEFDLNYVEQCSLWFDLKIVCRTLQKVIACDGSN, encoded by the coding sequence ATGGACGATTTTAAACTGTCGCAAACATCGACTGAAAATACGAATCTCAGCCAGGGGGGACCACATTTTGATCCTCAACTGATGAAACAGCATCAAGATGCAGATGCATCAGAGACGGATGTCAATTCTGGCTATTTTTTAAAACGCCCCTTTGATCTGCTGCTAAGCAGTATGGCACTGGTGATTTTGTCTCCCGTGTTCTTACTGATTGCCAGTATGATCAAGCTCACATCACCGGGCCCCGTTTTTTTCAGGCAGGAACGCCTGGGGGTGAATGAAGAACCGTTCTTAATCCTGAAATTTCGTTCGATGCGATCGGGGTCTGAAAAAACAGGTTCTCAATTTACGAGATCCAATGACTCCCGCATTACCCCCGTTGGAAAATTGATTCGTAAAACCAGCCTGGATGAACTGCCTCAACTGATTAATATTTTTCGCGGGGAAATGAGTCTGATTGGACCGCGACCTTATGTCGGATTTGAGTTGAAAGATGCTTCTCCTGCCATCCGGGCGAGGCGGTCCAGCGTACGGCCGGGGATTTCCGGACTGGCCCAGGTTTCTGGACGCAGTGCTTTGTCTCAGGCAACCGTAATTGAATTTGACCTTAATTATGTCGAGCAATGCAGTTTGTGGTTCGATTTGAAAATCGTGTGTCGAACACTACAGAAAGTGATTGCCTGTGATGGTAGCAATTGA
- a CDS encoding O-antigen ligase family protein has protein sequence MHIFEGNSSQIDTLDFGYLNRTRFQDIAFRVGVYLAIFAGFAIPVSTSLTSVYNLGIFLCWVLSGQYRVTFACFKKYRIVTISVVLFCCLACSLLYTPEVLSLASRNLFKYRQFLMMPIYLAFFIDPRARRRGIQMFELAMIITLIASLSCWIFSIDYSVRLMDNAIFKNRITQNILMSFLVYIAAWKFLEHPARRWPYALVAVIATFNVLAIVPGRSGYVALGILIGLLMYQKLGAKGILPAAACVGLIGLVTYHNSERFHNRINEVVKEIKEYRNSSKSRSSVDLRLEFYENGLQIAKSSPLMGSGIGSFAMKYRELMEQKGQLVTENPHNEYVMLLVQNGIIGVGLFLCFFWVSWLTTRQLTGIDQALGQAVLAVYLLVCMVNSLMLDTTEGCLFGYLVGLTLAGGVAGIKVTQEENLLKSIPNSQPEEESAREAA, from the coding sequence ATGCACATTTTTGAGGGCAACTCAAGTCAAATCGATACACTTGATTTCGGGTATCTTAACCGAACTCGATTTCAGGATATTGCGTTTCGGGTTGGGGTGTACCTGGCGATATTTGCTGGATTTGCAATTCCAGTTTCGACCAGTTTGACTTCCGTCTATAATCTGGGAATTTTTCTCTGCTGGGTACTCTCCGGGCAATATCGGGTTACGTTCGCCTGTTTTAAAAAATACCGGATTGTCACGATTTCGGTGGTTCTGTTCTGCTGTCTTGCCTGTAGTCTGCTATACACACCTGAGGTTCTGTCGCTGGCATCCAGAAATTTATTTAAGTATCGCCAGTTTCTGATGATGCCAATCTACCTGGCGTTTTTTATTGATCCGCGCGCGCGAAGGCGTGGGATTCAGATGTTCGAGCTGGCAATGATAATCACATTGATTGCCTCGCTGAGCTGTTGGATATTTTCGATTGATTATTCTGTACGACTTATGGATAACGCAATCTTTAAGAACCGGATTACACAAAATATCCTGATGTCATTTCTGGTCTATATTGCTGCCTGGAAATTTCTGGAACACCCGGCCAGACGCTGGCCATATGCCCTGGTCGCTGTCATCGCCACCTTTAATGTTCTGGCAATTGTTCCGGGGCGCTCCGGGTATGTGGCTTTGGGTATCCTGATTGGCCTGCTCATGTATCAGAAGCTGGGGGCAAAAGGAATATTACCCGCAGCAGCCTGTGTGGGACTCATTGGGCTGGTGACTTATCACAATTCAGAACGATTTCATAATCGGATCAATGAAGTCGTAAAAGAAATAAAAGAATATCGCAATTCAAGTAAGAGTCGCAGCTCAGTGGACCTGCGACTGGAGTTTTATGAAAACGGTTTGCAGATTGCCAAATCAAGTCCTCTGATGGGCTCGGGGATCGGCAGTTTTGCCATGAAATATCGAGAACTGATGGAGCAGAAAGGTCAGCTTGTTACTGAGAACCCACATAACGAATATGTGATGCTGCTGGTTCAAAATGGAATCATCGGTGTCGGACTCTTTCTGTGTTTCTTCTGGGTAAGTTGGCTGACGACACGTCAACTCACTGGAATTGACCAGGCCCTGGGGCAGGCGGTCCTGGCAGTCTACCTGCTTGTCTGTATGGTCAATTCTCTGATGCTGGACACCACCGAAGGCTGTCTGTTTGGTTACCTGGTAGGTTTGACGCTGGCAGGAGGGGTTGCCGGAATCAAAGTAACTCAGGAGGAAAATCTTCTGAAATCCATTCCGAATTCTCAGCCTGAAGAAGAGTCTGCACGTGAAGCGGCTTAA
- a CDS encoding acylneuraminate cytidylyltransferase family protein, translating into MAGAIGLITARGGSKGVPRKNIKVLAGKPLIAWTIEAALQSQELERVIVSTDDKEIASISRQYGAEVPFLRPLKLSLDGSSHADVVLHAIDWLIEHEQYESEYITMLQPTSPFRIADDIDGSIRFAREKNAKAVIGMMEAPSHPVCLRLMTEAGLLVELTPQQEESALRRQLLPEVYAFNGALYVLRTEEFRKTKTFRPQGETYGYKMPAERSWEIDTEWEFLVASLLMENQVSQTATRTAA; encoded by the coding sequence ATGGCCGGCGCGATTGGATTAATTACTGCCCGAGGTGGTTCAAAAGGGGTGCCTCGGAAGAATATCAAAGTCCTGGCTGGGAAACCTCTGATTGCCTGGACGATTGAAGCAGCGCTTCAGAGCCAGGAACTGGAGCGGGTGATTGTTTCAACTGATGATAAAGAAATCGCATCAATTTCCCGACAGTATGGTGCAGAGGTCCCTTTTCTCAGACCTCTGAAGTTGTCTCTGGATGGTTCAAGTCATGCTGATGTTGTGCTGCATGCCATCGACTGGCTGATTGAGCATGAGCAGTATGAGTCTGAATATATCACAATGCTTCAGCCAACCTCACCCTTCCGGATTGCTGATGATATTGACGGCTCCATTCGATTTGCCAGAGAGAAAAATGCGAAAGCAGTCATTGGGATGATGGAAGCTCCCAGCCACCCGGTCTGTTTGCGGTTGATGACGGAAGCAGGTCTGCTGGTGGAATTGACGCCACAGCAGGAAGAGTCTGCGCTCCGCAGGCAACTCTTGCCGGAGGTCTATGCGTTTAATGGTGCATTGTATGTACTCCGGACCGAGGAATTCAGGAAAACGAAAACGTTTCGTCCTCAGGGTGAAACTTATGGGTATAAAATGCCTGCAGAGCGGTCCTGGGAAATTGATACAGAATGGGAATTTCTCGTTGCCAGTCTGTTGATGGAGAATCAAGTCAGTCAGACGGCAACACGAACAGCTGCCTGA
- a CDS encoding LegC family aminotransferase, with protein sequence MRELIPLSIPHLAGNEWNYLKDCLDSGWVSSVGSYVDMFEQRISKYVGTEYGIATVNGTAALHLSLLACGVQPGDEVIVPAFTFIAPVNAIRYCGANPVLIGSESKTMNLDVQKVQEFLEEECISDPAGLKNKQTGRYIKAILPVHIFGHPAEMSSLVSLADRYQLPVIEDASESLGSEYRGKKTGSLATVGCFSFNGNKIITCGGGGMVTTNQESLARRIRHLSTQANSKPFEYEHDEVGYNYRLTNIQAALGVAQLEQLDSFLEIKRSNAELYRQLLSEIPQVDLAWEEPWAKSNFWLCTLLVPAADRKPLMDHLLSENIQVRPAWKLMHTLPMYQDCQKYRLEETEAVFEHCISIPSSVQLTEEEIRFVVKSIQTYFDQS encoded by the coding sequence ATGCGCGAACTCATTCCGTTATCCATTCCCCATCTTGCTGGAAATGAATGGAACTACCTGAAGGACTGCCTCGATTCGGGGTGGGTTTCTTCTGTTGGTTCTTATGTTGACATGTTCGAGCAACGGATCAGTAAATATGTAGGGACAGAATATGGTATCGCCACCGTCAACGGTACTGCTGCTTTGCACCTCAGTCTGCTGGCATGTGGAGTGCAACCCGGTGATGAAGTCATTGTCCCCGCTTTTACTTTCATTGCGCCAGTAAATGCGATTCGATACTGCGGAGCGAATCCCGTATTGATTGGATCCGAATCGAAAACGATGAATCTCGATGTTCAGAAAGTACAGGAGTTTCTGGAAGAGGAATGTATTTCAGATCCAGCAGGGCTGAAAAATAAACAGACTGGTCGCTACATCAAGGCTATCTTACCGGTTCATATTTTTGGTCATCCTGCGGAAATGTCGTCACTGGTTTCGCTTGCAGACAGGTATCAGTTACCCGTTATCGAAGATGCTTCGGAAAGTCTCGGGTCTGAATATCGGGGAAAGAAAACAGGTTCGCTCGCTACAGTCGGATGTTTTTCATTTAACGGGAATAAAATCATTACCTGTGGCGGCGGAGGCATGGTAACAACAAACCAGGAGTCCCTGGCGCGACGGATCCGCCATCTCAGTACGCAGGCCAACAGCAAACCGTTTGAATACGAACACGACGAAGTGGGTTATAATTATCGACTGACCAATATTCAGGCGGCCCTGGGAGTGGCACAGCTGGAGCAACTCGATTCCTTTCTGGAAATTAAACGAAGCAACGCAGAACTTTACAGGCAGCTGCTTTCTGAAATCCCTCAGGTTGATCTGGCCTGGGAAGAACCCTGGGCAAAAAGCAATTTCTGGCTGTGTACGCTACTGGTTCCAGCAGCGGACCGGAAACCTCTCATGGATCATCTCCTTTCCGAGAATATCCAGGTCAGGCCAGCGTGGAAACTTATGCATACCTTACCGATGTACCAGGACTGTCAGAAGTATCGGCTGGAAGAAACGGAAGCAGTGTTTGAGCATTGTATCTCGATCCCATCCAGTGTGCAGTTGACTGAGGAGGAAATCAGGTTTGTAGTGAAGAGTATTCAAACCTATTTTGATCAGTCATGA
- a CDS encoding acetyltransferase, with protein sequence MNHSRESIILLGGGGHAKVLIDLILHGESFQVFGILDPDLVIGHTIKGIQVLGTDAVLAEVYEQGVRHAAVAVGSTESNGLRKRLYNQCRDLGFQQPALIHPQTVLASDVKLCEGSQIMAGAIIQTDTKIGEGVVVNTGSRIDHDCRIGKHAFLAPGVTLCGGVSVGESAFLGAGAVVIQGVNIGENAVIAAGAVVTRDVRDGALVKGVPAK encoded by the coding sequence ATGAATCATTCACGGGAATCCATCATTCTGTTAGGAGGCGGAGGTCACGCCAAGGTGCTGATCGATCTGATACTTCACGGTGAATCGTTTCAAGTATTTGGAATTCTGGACCCTGATCTTGTCATCGGACACACAATCAAAGGGATTCAAGTTCTGGGAACCGATGCGGTGCTTGCAGAAGTGTACGAGCAGGGAGTCAGGCATGCTGCGGTTGCCGTTGGTAGCACCGAATCGAACGGTTTAAGGAAAAGATTATATAACCAATGTCGGGATCTGGGTTTTCAGCAACCGGCTCTGATTCATCCCCAGACGGTGCTGGCGTCGGATGTCAAGCTTTGTGAAGGATCTCAAATTATGGCCGGGGCAATCATTCAAACTGATACAAAGATCGGGGAGGGAGTTGTCGTGAATACGGGAAGCCGGATCGATCATGACTGTCGGATCGGCAAACATGCCTTTCTGGCACCAGGTGTAACCTTATGTGGTGGTGTTTCAGTTGGTGAGAGTGCATTTCTAGGAGCAGGGGCGGTTGTCATTCAGGGTGTGAATATCGGTGAAAATGCAGTCATTGCAGCAGGCGCTGTCGTGACGCGAGATGTCAGAGACGGAGCTTTAGTCAAAGGAGTGCCAGCGAAATGA
- the neuB gene encoding N-acetylneuraminate synthase: MSVFVIAEAGVNHNGSVETAKKMIEAAVEAGADAIKFQTFKTEKLVCKSAPQAEYQLKNSVENGEEDTQFTLLKKLEINRETHLELFDYCRDAGIVFISTPFDLESIDLLKGLGLERIKVPSGEITNYPYLKKVGETFHKVILSTGMADLGEIEDALDILIAAGIERDNITVLHCNTEYPTPIQDVNLKAMQTIRDALGVKVGYSDHTLGIEVSIAATALGACVIEKHFTLDKNMEGPDHAASLEPDELLMLVRGIRNTERSLGSPLKKPSFSEAKNKPVVRKSIVAAESIKKGEPFTERNLCVKRPGTGISPMLWDQMLNQIARRDYQEDEIIEL, from the coding sequence ATGAGTGTATTTGTCATCGCAGAAGCAGGTGTGAATCATAACGGGAGTGTGGAAACCGCCAAAAAAATGATCGAAGCCGCCGTGGAAGCGGGTGCAGATGCAATTAAATTCCAGACATTCAAAACGGAAAAACTTGTCTGTAAATCTGCGCCTCAAGCGGAATATCAGTTGAAAAACAGTGTGGAAAACGGAGAAGAGGATACTCAGTTTACGCTGCTGAAGAAACTCGAAATTAACAGGGAAACGCATCTGGAATTATTTGACTATTGTCGGGATGCCGGAATCGTTTTTATTTCCACTCCGTTCGACCTGGAAAGTATTGACCTGTTGAAAGGCCTCGGTCTGGAACGAATCAAGGTTCCCTCTGGTGAAATTACCAACTATCCCTACCTGAAAAAAGTGGGAGAGACTTTTCATAAAGTAATTCTTTCTACCGGGATGGCAGACCTGGGCGAGATCGAAGATGCTCTGGATATCCTGATCGCCGCTGGAATAGAGCGTGACAACATCACAGTCCTGCATTGCAATACCGAATATCCCACGCCGATTCAGGATGTAAATCTCAAAGCGATGCAGACCATCAGAGATGCCCTGGGAGTGAAAGTCGGATATTCTGATCATACGCTGGGTATAGAAGTTTCTATCGCTGCAACCGCCTTGGGAGCATGTGTCATTGAGAAACATTTTACACTCGACAAAAATATGGAAGGCCCTGATCATGCTGCCTCTCTGGAGCCGGATGAGCTATTGATGCTCGTTCGTGGAATTCGTAATACGGAAAGGTCGCTGGGGAGCCCGCTGAAGAAGCCCTCTTTTTCGGAAGCAAAGAATAAACCTGTTGTCCGCAAGAGTATTGTCGCTGCAGAATCCATTAAAAAAGGAGAGCCGTTTACTGAACGTAACCTCTGTGTCAAACGCCCGGGAACAGGTATCAGCCCCATGCTCTGGGATCAGATGCTGAACCAGATCGCCCGGCGGGATTATCAGGAAGACGAAATTATTGAATTATGA
- the neuC gene encoding UDP-N-acetylglucosamine 2-epimerase has product MSKTVCLITGSRAEYGLLRPLLDELQADSEIRLQLLVTGSHLSPEFGLTYQEIETDGYRIDEKVEVVMSSDSPVGICKSMGLGLISFSEAYSRLNPDLIVVLGDRYEIFSAVSAAHISRIPVAHLHGGEVTEGAFDDALRHSITKMSYLHFTANEDYRRRVIQLGENPDRVFNVGAIGLDNITRLKLLSRGELEDSLGIQFNRHNLLCTYHPVTLESDTAESHMQNLLNVLEQQEDTNIIFTKSNADTSGRIINQMIDEFVQKDRNHYHAYASLGQLRYLSLMQYVDAVVGNSSSGIIEAPSFGIGTVNLGDRQKGRVRSKLVIDCGPDETAIATAFKTLYSPAFDKLRKTATNPYGDGQSAPRIARILRESPLTQTTQKSFYDLASDRVSPHGVNRVPAN; this is encoded by the coding sequence ATGAGTAAAACGGTCTGTCTGATAACCGGTTCGCGCGCGGAATATGGTCTGTTGAGACCTCTACTGGACGAACTGCAGGCTGATTCAGAAATCAGACTGCAACTGCTGGTGACCGGGTCTCATCTGTCTCCTGAATTTGGGCTGACTTATCAGGAAATCGAAACAGACGGGTATCGGATCGATGAAAAAGTGGAAGTCGTCATGAGTTCAGATTCCCCGGTCGGAATCTGTAAATCCATGGGGCTGGGATTGATCAGTTTTTCCGAGGCATATTCCCGTCTGAACCCTGATTTGATCGTCGTTCTGGGGGACCGTTATGAAATCTTCAGCGCAGTTTCTGCTGCTCATATCAGCCGCATTCCTGTAGCGCATTTACATGGCGGCGAAGTGACAGAAGGTGCATTTGATGATGCCCTGCGACATTCAATCACAAAAATGAGTTACCTGCATTTTACAGCGAACGAAGACTACCGCAGGCGTGTGATTCAACTTGGAGAAAATCCGGATCGAGTCTTTAATGTGGGAGCGATCGGATTGGATAATATCACTCGACTCAAGCTGCTCAGTCGAGGGGAACTCGAAGACAGTCTGGGGATTCAGTTTAATCGCCACAATCTTTTGTGTACATATCATCCGGTGACGCTGGAGTCAGATACGGCTGAATCCCACATGCAGAATTTATTAAATGTGCTGGAACAGCAGGAAGACACAAACATTATTTTTACGAAATCAAACGCTGATACCAGTGGACGAATCATTAATCAGATGATTGACGAATTTGTTCAAAAAGATCGTAATCACTACCACGCTTATGCGAGTTTAGGGCAACTGCGATATTTATCACTGATGCAATATGTCGATGCCGTAGTGGGAAATTCTTCGAGTGGAATCATTGAGGCTCCGAGTTTTGGCATTGGAACTGTGAATCTGGGCGATCGGCAGAAAGGGAGAGTTCGGTCAAAACTGGTGATCGACTGCGGGCCGGACGAAACTGCTATAGCCACAGCGTTTAAAACGTTATATTCTCCCGCCTTTGATAAGCTTCGGAAGACTGCCACCAACCCCTATGGGGATGGTCAGTCAGCACCGCGAATCGCCAGAATACTCAGAGAAAGTCCTCTGACACAGACGACACAAAAATCGTTTTATGATCTGGCGAGTGACCGCGTATCGCCTCACGGCGTTAACAGGGTACCTGCAAACTGA
- a CDS encoding nucleotidyltransferase family protein, translated as MDSINECLINETADIRDTIRAIESGKKGIAVVVDHCGTLQGVVTDGDVRRGLLAGQKLKDSVTAIMNRRPTKADVCSSQASIIELLEQSGLEALPLVNEQNCVVDIALLSAIRRHSDPGQATGFSSALIMAGGEGRRLLPLTENLPKPLVEVGGMPLIERQVRRIAHAGVNRIYVAVNYLAEMIESHLGDGSRFGVEIHYLREPKKLGTAGSLSLITEKLDGPLLLMNGDVFTSINFQYLLDFHSKHQPLITVAAIDYHVEIPYGVIKTEGPFAICLEEKPSQQFLCNAGIYALSPEAVSRVPPNQIFNMTDLIESGLSQKDGVAVFPVHEYWSDIGTHAELDKARSELKIVRETLGDLEESDEIAVHIELNHRRAA; from the coding sequence ATGGACTCGATCAATGAGTGTCTGATCAATGAGACAGCAGATATCAGAGACACAATCCGCGCCATCGAATCTGGCAAAAAAGGCATCGCGGTGGTGGTTGATCACTGCGGTACGTTACAGGGTGTTGTTACCGACGGTGATGTCCGGCGTGGTTTACTGGCAGGACAGAAACTGAAAGATTCTGTCACAGCGATTATGAATCGCAGACCAACCAAGGCAGATGTGTGTTCCTCGCAGGCATCAATTATCGAATTGCTGGAACAGAGTGGTCTGGAAGCACTGCCACTCGTGAATGAGCAAAACTGCGTCGTTGATATTGCATTACTTTCAGCAATCAGACGCCATTCGGATCCGGGACAGGCAACCGGGTTCAGTAGTGCCCTCATCATGGCTGGTGGTGAAGGGCGGAGATTATTACCGCTGACTGAGAATCTGCCTAAACCCCTGGTAGAAGTAGGGGGGATGCCTCTGATTGAACGACAGGTCCGCAGAATCGCACATGCCGGCGTCAATCGAATTTACGTCGCAGTGAATTATCTGGCCGAAATGATTGAATCACACCTGGGAGATGGCAGCCGATTTGGTGTGGAGATTCATTACTTACGCGAACCGAAAAAGCTGGGTACGGCTGGATCGCTTTCGCTGATCACAGAAAAACTGGATGGTCCACTGCTGTTAATGAATGGAGATGTCTTTACCTCGATCAATTTTCAGTACTTACTGGATTTTCATTCTAAGCACCAGCCTCTGATTACTGTCGCCGCCATTGATTATCATGTCGAGATCCCCTATGGAGTCATCAAGACAGAGGGGCCATTTGCCATTTGCCTGGAAGAAAAACCGTCACAGCAGTTTTTATGTAACGCTGGCATTTATGCGCTATCCCCCGAAGCTGTCAGTCGTGTTCCCCCTAATCAGATATTCAATATGACCGATCTTATCGAGTCCGGACTGTCACAGAAAGACGGAGTCGCTGTGTTTCCGGTACATGAGTACTGGTCTGATATTGGGACTCATGCAGAACTGGATAAAGCACGCTCTGAATTGAAGATCGTGAGAGAAACCCTGGGTGACCTGGAAGAAAGTGATGAAATTGCGGTACACATTGAATTAAACCACCGCAGGGCAGCATAG
- a CDS encoding SDR family NAD(P)-dependent oxidoreductase, whose amino-acid sequence MSESLKDQQVLVTGADGFIGSHLVEQLVASGARVRALVYYNSWNQIGWLSDLSNEVLQSIEIIQGDIRDTERVKGAVTGCGYVFHLSSLIAIPYSYVAARSYVDTNITGALNVLQACRSSDSLTRLVHVSTSEVYGSAQRVPIDEDHPLVGQSPYSASKIGADKMAESYYLSFELPVVTARPFNTYGPRQTARAVIPTIASQLLSGCSELKLGALTPTRDFNFATDTAAGMIALALCKQAEGEVVNIGSGREWSIEETAKILMEVTGCEVPILCDEDRIRPEKSEVNRLLADNTKIQKLTDWKSQVSFQAGLGATADWIGRNLQYFNVERYTI is encoded by the coding sequence ATGTCAGAGTCATTAAAAGATCAACAGGTTCTGGTCACAGGAGCCGATGGTTTCATCGGGAGCCACCTGGTCGAACAGCTTGTCGCCTCCGGTGCGCGGGTACGTGCACTGGTGTATTACAATTCCTGGAACCAGATTGGCTGGTTGAGCGATCTTTCGAATGAAGTACTGCAGTCGATTGAAATCATCCAGGGAGATATTCGGGATACCGAACGGGTTAAGGGAGCTGTCACAGGCTGCGGATATGTCTTTCATTTATCAAGCCTGATCGCCATTCCCTATAGCTACGTAGCAGCCCGTTCCTACGTCGATACCAATATCACAGGGGCATTAAATGTTCTGCAGGCATGTCGCAGTTCAGACAGTCTTACCAGGCTGGTACATGTTTCCACTTCGGAAGTATATGGCTCTGCGCAACGGGTCCCCATTGATGAAGATCACCCCCTGGTCGGTCAGTCACCTTATTCTGCCAGTAAAATCGGCGCGGATAAGATGGCTGAAAGCTATTATCTATCGTTTGAATTGCCCGTTGTCACGGCTCGTCCTTTTAATACCTATGGACCGCGGCAGACGGCCCGCGCCGTAATTCCGACTATTGCCAGCCAGCTACTTTCTGGCTGTTCAGAATTAAAGCTGGGCGCATTAACTCCCACACGCGATTTTAATTTTGCTACTGATACGGCGGCAGGAATGATTGCCCTGGCACTTTGTAAACAGGCCGAGGGAGAAGTCGTCAATATAGGGAGTGGCAGAGAATGGTCTATTGAGGAAACTGCGAAAATTCTGATGGAAGTTACGGGATGTGAGGTACCCATCCTGTGTGATGAGGACCGAATTCGTCCCGAAAAAAGTGAAGTCAATCGCCTCCTGGCAGATAATACGAAAATTCAGAAACTGACTGACTGGAAGAGCCAGGTCTCTTTTCAGGCAGGGCTTGGTGCCACTGCCGATTGGATCGGACGGAATCTTCAGTATTTCAACGTAGAGCGCTATACCATCTGA
- the murJ gene encoding murein biosynthesis integral membrane protein MurJ — protein MTQRATSLSAMFVTLAMLLGRMTGLLRVLGLAMVLGVTHANDLAILVISVPDILNAMLVGGALGVVLIPEMHRRSELSEQPAGQLIVQTFFVIAVLTSALAFLLNMGGTWFTELLASGFTPDQIKETGKLISIVLIAFPISAVTAVTSAVLQGHHKPVIPAYGNLFFNLVLIMVIFLWVTPGHIEILAWAVVAASAFRLLTQLICCYFVTDLKGAFQSFFRLSSLNRQLMVKYFQALTAIGLVVAFPVVSRSFASMYEGGISLFEYSQKLVELPRGLIGAVISMVIFPRLSQIFAAGDLKTGARMVSQIAGLILLISIPAGIAIYVCAEPVVSLLFQRGQFSALDVANTAKLLQISILSMPALFLSILTMNVFYARHETIIPFKISCVSLVCLVLLSLGLREFLGISGVMLAFVLTSWLHFLGLAVSLYVKLEVSVIQGIDLKHYSALVFLTFSGISISTMIVNIVSDHVQLFMCSVGLGGLCFGAVLLILKNHLPSFNGKLSL, from the coding sequence ATGACACAACGAGCCACGTCACTCTCAGCGATGTTTGTAACCCTGGCGATGCTGCTGGGGCGAATGACAGGTCTGTTGCGCGTCTTGGGACTTGCAATGGTGCTCGGTGTTACCCATGCGAATGATCTTGCCATACTGGTCATTTCCGTCCCGGATATCCTGAATGCCATGCTGGTGGGAGGCGCTTTAGGAGTGGTTCTCATACCAGAGATGCATCGTCGCAGTGAATTGTCTGAACAGCCTGCCGGTCAGTTGATTGTCCAGACTTTTTTTGTGATCGCTGTTCTGACCAGTGCTCTGGCATTCCTGTTGAATATGGGAGGGACCTGGTTTACAGAGCTCCTTGCTTCCGGGTTCACTCCAGATCAAATAAAAGAGACCGGTAAACTGATTTCCATTGTATTGATAGCATTTCCCATCAGCGCTGTCACTGCGGTCACTTCTGCCGTTCTGCAGGGGCACCATAAACCAGTGATTCCCGCTTATGGTAACCTGTTTTTTAATCTTGTCCTGATCATGGTGATTTTTCTCTGGGTGACACCAGGGCACATAGAGATTCTCGCCTGGGCAGTGGTGGCGGCAAGTGCATTTCGGTTACTGACTCAACTCATCTGCTGTTATTTTGTAACTGATTTGAAGGGGGCATTTCAATCTTTCTTCCGCTTGAGTTCCTTGAACCGTCAACTGATGGTAAAATACTTTCAGGCACTTACCGCGATTGGTCTGGTCGTTGCTTTTCCAGTTGTATCACGATCTTTTGCTTCAATGTATGAAGGGGGGATCAGCCTGTTTGAATATTCACAAAAACTGGTAGAACTGCCACGAGGATTAATCGGTGCCGTGATCTCAATGGTGATTTTTCCCCGATTGAGTCAAATTTTTGCGGCGGGGGATCTGAAGACAGGAGCGAGAATGGTTAGCCAGATAGCCGGATTGATTCTGTTAATTTCGATTCCTGCGGGAATTGCCATTTACGTCTGTGCTGAACCAGTCGTTTCACTGTTGTTTCAGCGCGGTCAGTTTTCGGCTCTGGATGTCGCAAATACAGCGAAACTGCTGCAGATTTCCATCCTGTCAATGCCAGCCCTGTTTTTATCTATTTTGACAATGAATGTGTTTTATGCCAGACATGAGACGATCATACCTTTTAAAATCAGTTGTGTCTCACTAGTCTGTCTCGTCCTGCTTTCGCTGGGTCTGAGAGAGTTTCTGGGAATATCAGGGGTCATGCTGGCGTTTGTTTTGACCAGCTGGTTGCATTTTCTGGGGCTGGCCGTTTCATTGTATGTAAAATTAGAGGTGTCCGTAATTCAGGGGATTGATTTGAAACATTATTCAGCACTGGTCTTTCTGACATTCTCAGGAATCTCGATTTCTACTATGATAGTCAATATTGTGTCGGATCATGTCCAACTGTTTATGTGCTCTGTGGGACTGGGGGGGCTTTGTTTTGGGGCTGTTTTATTGATCCTGAAGAATCACTTGCCGAGTTTCAACGGGAAGCTGTCTTTATAA